The Hymenobacter chitinivorans DSM 11115 genome contains a region encoding:
- a CDS encoding O-methyltransferase, giving the protein MHSPFVFGLYAHVIHHDGTFAAYAPIEKRREQLRQDNTLITVRDFGAGSHTGAGRQRSLSSIVRAAAKPRPFGQLLFRLVNHFQPRTILELGTSLGITTAYLASPDSRARVVTFEGCPQTAAVARQTFEQLNLHNIEVVEGNLDQTLAPALAALPGPLDFAFFDGNHRYEPTVRYFEQCLPYRTERSVFVLDDIHWSAEMERAWTTIQQHPDVRLTIDLFFIGLVFFRTNQPKQHFVLRFDNAVDKLLNRVKQLAP; this is encoded by the coding sequence TTGCATTCCCCGTTCGTTTTTGGGCTCTATGCCCACGTCATCCACCACGACGGCACTTTTGCGGCCTACGCCCCCATCGAGAAGCGCCGGGAGCAGCTGCGCCAGGATAACACGCTCATTACGGTGCGCGACTTTGGGGCTGGCTCCCACACCGGCGCGGGCCGGCAACGGAGTTTGAGCAGCATCGTGCGGGCAGCGGCCAAGCCCCGCCCCTTCGGGCAGCTGCTGTTTCGGCTCGTCAACCACTTTCAGCCCCGCACCATTCTGGAGCTGGGCACGTCGTTGGGCATCACCACGGCCTACCTGGCCTCCCCCGATTCCCGGGCCCGGGTAGTCACCTTCGAAGGCTGCCCGCAGACGGCCGCCGTGGCCCGGCAAACTTTCGAGCAGCTGAACTTGCACAATATCGAGGTAGTCGAAGGCAACCTGGACCAGACGCTGGCCCCGGCCCTGGCTGCTTTGCCCGGCCCACTGGACTTCGCCTTTTTCGACGGCAACCACCGCTACGAGCCCACGGTGCGCTATTTCGAGCAGTGCCTGCCCTACCGCACCGAGCGCAGCGTGTTCGTGCTGGACGATATCCACTGGTCGGCGGAAATGGAGCGGGCCTGGACTACCATCCAGCAGCACCCCGACGTGCGCCTCACCATCGACCTGTTCTTTATCGGCCTAGTGTTTTTCCGCACCAATCAGCCCAAGCAACACTTTGTCCTGCGCTTCGACAACGCCGTGGACAAGCTCCTGAACCGCGTCAAGCAGCTGGCCCCTTAG
- the apaG gene encoding Co2+/Mg2+ efflux protein ApaG: MNTTTTQGVTVSVTTNYLPDYSSPAQEHYVFAYKIDILNGSEYTVKLLRRHWYIYDANGVVREVEGEGVVGQQPVLEPGESHQYVSGCNLKSGLGKMCGSYQMERLVDGREFSVEIPEFTLVVPYRLN, from the coding sequence ATGAATACGACGACTACGCAGGGCGTTACCGTTAGCGTTACGACCAATTATTTGCCGGACTATTCCAGCCCGGCCCAGGAACACTACGTGTTTGCCTACAAGATTGATATTCTCAACGGCAGCGAATATACCGTTAAGCTCCTGCGCCGCCATTGGTACATCTACGATGCCAACGGCGTGGTGCGCGAAGTGGAAGGCGAAGGTGTGGTAGGCCAGCAGCCCGTGCTGGAGCCCGGCGAGTCCCACCAGTACGTGTCGGGCTGCAACCTGAAGTCGGGCCTGGGCAAGATGTGCGGCTCTTACCAGATGGAGCGCCTCGTGGACGGCCGCGAGTTTAGCGTTGAAATCCCGGAGTTCACGCTCGTCGTCCCCTACCGTCTGAATTAA